A DNA window from Loxodonta africana isolate mLoxAfr1 chromosome 7, mLoxAfr1.hap2, whole genome shotgun sequence contains the following coding sequences:
- the EFEMP2 gene encoding EGF-containing fibulin-like extracellular matrix protein 2: MLPFASCLPGSLLLWALLLLLLGAASPQDSEEPDSYTECTDGYEWDPDSQHCRDVNECLTIPEACKGEMKCINHYGGYLCLPRSAAVINDLHGEGPPHPLPPASHPNPCPPGYEPDEQESCVDVDECNQALHDCRPSQQCHNLPGSYQCTCPDGYRKIGPECVDIDECRYRYCQHRCVNLPGSFRCQCEPGFQLGPNNRSCVDVNECDMGAPCEQRCFNSYGTFLCRCHQGYELHRDGFSCNDIDECSYSSYLCQYRCVNEPGRFSCHCPQGYQLLATRLCQDIDECESGEHQCSETQTCVNYHGGYRCVETNRCVEPYVQVSDNRCLCPASNPLCREQPSSIVHRYMSITSERSVPADVFQIQATSVYPGAYNAFQIRAGNSQGDFYIRQINNVSAMLVLARPVTGPREYVLDLEMVTMNSLMSYRASSVLRLTVFVGAYTF; encoded by the exons ATGCTCCCCTTCGCCTCCTGCCTGCCCGGGTCTCTGCTGCTCTGGGCGCTTTTGCTGTTGCTCTTGGGGGCAGCGTCTCCCCAGGATTCGGAGGAGCCCGACAGCTACACG GAATGCACAGACGGTTATGAGTGGGACCCCGACAGCCAGCACTGCCGGG ATGTCAACGAGTGCCTGACCATCCCTGAGGCCTGCAAGGGTGAAATGAAATGCATCAACCACTACGGGGGCTACCTGTGCCTTCCCCGCTCCGCTGCCGTCATCAACGATCTGCATGGCGAGGGACCCCCACACCCGCTGCCCCCAGCTTCCCACCCCAACCCCTGCCCCCCAGGCTATGAACCCGATGAGCAGGAAAGCTGTGTGG ACGTGGACGAGTGCAACCAGGCCCTGCATGACTGCCGTCCCAGCCAGCAGTGCCATAACCTGCCTGGCTCCTACCAGTGCACCTGCCCTGATGGTTACCGCAAGATCGGGCCTGAGTGTGTAG ACATAGATGAGTGCCGCTACCGCTACTGCCAGCACCGCTGCGTGAACCTGCCCGGTTCCTTTCGTTGCCAGTGTGAGCCGGGCTTCCAGCTGGGGCCCAACAACCGCTCCTGTGTGG ATGTGAATGAGTGTGACATGGGGGCTCCGTGTGAGCAGCGCTGCTTCAATTCCTATGGGACCTTCCTGTGTCGCTGCCACCAGGGCTATGAGCTGCACCGGGATGGCTTCTCCTGCAATG ATATCGACGAATGCAGCTACTCCAGTTACCTCTGCCAGTATCGCTGTGTCAACGAGCCAGGCCGCTTCTCCTGTCACTGCCCGCAGGGCTACCAGCTGTTGGCCACACGCCTCTGTCAAG ACATTGACGAGTGCGAGTCAGGCGAGCACCAGTGCTCCGAGACCCAGACCTGTGTCAACTACCATGGGGGCTACCGCTGCGTAGAGACTAACCGCTGCGTGGAGCCCTACGTCCAGGTGTCCGACAA CCGCTGCCTCTGTCCGGCCTCCAACCCACTGTGCCGGGAGCAGCCTTCGTCCATCGTGCACCGCTACATGAGCATCACCTCGGAGCGGAGCGTGCCCGCTGACGTGTTTCAGATCCAGGCGACGTCCGTCTACCCCGGCGCCTACAATGCCTTTCAGATCCGTGCCGGAAACTCGCAGGGGGACTTCTACATTCGG CAAATCAACAATGTCAGCGCCATGCTGGTCCTCGCCCGGCCCGTGACGGGCCCCCGGGAGTACGTGCTGGACCTGGAGATGGTCACCATGAACTCCCTCATGAGCTACCGGGCCAGCTCTGTACTGAGACTCACCGTCTTCGTGGGGGCCTACACCTTCTGA
- the MUS81 gene encoding crossover junction endonuclease MUS81 isoform X1, producing the protein MAAPVRLGRKRPLPVCPNPLFVRWLTEWRDEAASRGRRTRFVFQKALRSLRRYPLPLRSGKEAKILQHFGDGLCRMLDERLQQHRASGGDHAPVSPPGEKSSAPEGPPAETRDPSLPVPAQPRSKGSGSYWPARHSGARTVLLLLYQERLNPSGCCFLTKEELLQRCAQKAPRVSTKVVSGNVRPWPALRSLLHRNLVLRTHQPARYSLTPEGLELAQKLAESEGLSLVNVGTGPEEPAGEEPQVPGAGLSKLDPSEVTAQKPLLELGPGEYRVLLCVDVSETTGAGHRPELLRELQRLHVSHTVRKLHVGDFVWVAQETRPRDPVRPVELVLDHIVERKRLDDLCSSIIDGRFREQKFRLKRCGLGRRVYLVEEHGSTHNLSLPESTLLQAVTNTQIIDGFFVKRTADIKESAAYLALLTRGLQRLYQGHTLCSRPWGTPGDPEPGARPSPNPLCSLLTFSDFNAGAIKNKAQSIREVFARQLMQVRGVSGEKAAALVNRYSTPARPLPAFSSMVLAWSWVPSGPAASHGQASETATSHPTPSLLAAYDACATPKEQEMLLSTIKCGHLQRNLGPVLSRTLSQLYCNCGPLT; encoded by the exons ATGGCGGCGCCGGTCCGCCTGGGCCGGAAGCGGCCTCTGCCCGTTTGCCCTAACCCGCTCTTCGTACGCTGGCTGACCGAGTGGAGGGACGAGGCAGCCAGCAGGGGGCGCCGCACACGCTTCGTGTTTCAGAAG GCGCTGCGCTCCCTCCGGCGGTACCCGCTGCCCCTGCGCAGCGGAAAGGAAGCCAAGATCCTCCAGCACTTCGGAGACGGGCTCTGTCGGATGTTGGACGAGCGGCTGCAGCAGCACCGAGCCTCGGGCG GTGACCATGCCCCGGTCTCACCACCTGGAGAGAAGAGTTCAGCCCCGGAAGGGCCACCTGCGGAAACTCGGGATCCTTCCCTGCCG GTTCCAGCCCAGCCCAGATCGAAAGGCTCTGGCAGCTACTGGCCAGCCCGGCACTCAGGAGCCCGCACTGTGCTGTTGCTGCTCtaccaggagcgcctg AATCCTAGTGGCTGCTGTTTCCTAACCAAGGAGGAGCTGCTGCAGAGATGTGCCCAGAAGGCTCCCAGGGTGAGCACTAAG GTGGTCTCTGGCAATGTTCGACCTTGGCCAGCTCTCCGATCCCTCCTCCACCGGAACCTTGTCCTCAGAACACACCAGCCAGCCAG GTATTCGTTGACCCCGGAGGGGCTGGAATTGGCCCAGAAGCTGGCCGAGTCGGAGGGCCTGAGCTTAGTGAATGTGGGCACAGGGCCAGAGGAGCCTGCTGGGGAGGAGCCACAAGTGCCGGGAGCAGGCTTGTCCAAGCT GGATCCCAGTGAAGTGACTGCCCAAAAGCCACTGCTGGAGCTGGGGCCTGGCGAGTACAGGGTGCTGTTGTGTGTGGATGTCAGCGAGACCACAGG AGCTGGGCACAGGCCAGAGCTGCTCCGTGAGCTGCAGCGGCTGCATGTGAGCCACACAGTCCGAAAGCTACACGTTGGGGACTTTGTGTGGGTGGCACAGGAGACCAGGCCCAGAGACCCAG TGAGGCCTGTTGAGCTCGTGCTGGACCACATCGTGGAGCGCAAGCGGCTGGATGACCTGTGCAGCAGCATCATTGACGGCCGCTTCCGGGAGCAGAAG TTTCGGCTGAAGCGCTGCGGCCTGGGGCGCCGGGTATACTTGGTGGAGGAGCATGGCTCCACCCACAACCTGAGCCTTCCCGAGAGCACCCTGCTGCAGGCTGTCACCAACACTCAG ATTATCGATGGGTTCTTTGTGAAGCGCACAGCAGACATTAAGGAGTCAGCTGCCTACCTGGCTCTCTTGACACGGGGCCTGCAGAGACTCTATCAG GGCCACACTCTATGCAGCCGCCCATGGGGGACCCCAGGGGACCCTGAACCAGGGGCCAGGCCCTCCCCAAATCCTCTGTGCTCACTCCTAACCTTCAGTGACTTCAACGCAGGAGCCATTAAGAACAAG GCACAGTCCATCCGTGAGGTGTTTGCCCGTCAGCTGATGCAGGTACGCGGAGTGAGTGGGGAGAAGGCGGCAGCCCTGGTCAATCGGTACAGCACCCCTGCCAG accccttcctgctttctcgtccATGGTGCTGGCCTGGAGCTGGGTTCCGAGTGGGCCAGCAGCCAGCCATGGTCAAGCCTCAGAAACTGCaacatcccaccccacccccagcctcctgGCTGCCTATGATGCCTGTGCCACTCCCAAGGAGCAGGAGATGCTGCTGAGTACCATTAAATGTGGGCATCTGCAGAG GAATCTGGGGCCTGTTCTGAGCAGGACCTTGTCCCAGCTCTACTGTAACTGTGGTCCCCTGACCTGA
- the MUS81 gene encoding crossover junction endonuclease MUS81 isoform X3, with translation MAAPVRLGRKRPLPVCPNPLFVRWLTEWRDEAASRGRRTRFVFQKALRSLRRYPLPLRSGKEAKILQHFGDGLCRMLDERLQQHRASGGDHAPVSPPGEKSSAPEGPPAETRDPSLPVPAQPRSKGSGSYWPARHSGARTVLLLLYQERLNPSGCCFLTKEELLQRCAQKAPRVSTKVVSGNVRPWPALRSLLHRNLVLRTHQPARYSLTPEGLELAQKLAESEGLSLVNVGTGPEEPAGEEPQVPGAGLSKLDPSEVTAQKPLLELGPGEYRVLLCVDVSETTGAGHRPELLRELQRLHVSHTVRKLHVGDFVWVAQETRPRDPVRPVELVLDHIVERKRLDDLCSSIIDGRFREQKFRLKRCGLGRRVYLVEEHGSTHNLSLPESTLLQAVTNTQIIDGFFVKRTADIKESAAYLALLTRGLQRLYQGHTLCSRPWGTPGDPEPGARPSPNPLCSLLTFSDFNAGAIKNKAQSIREVFARQLMQVRGVSGEKAAALVNRYSTPARNLGPVLSRTLSQLYCNCGPLT, from the exons ATGGCGGCGCCGGTCCGCCTGGGCCGGAAGCGGCCTCTGCCCGTTTGCCCTAACCCGCTCTTCGTACGCTGGCTGACCGAGTGGAGGGACGAGGCAGCCAGCAGGGGGCGCCGCACACGCTTCGTGTTTCAGAAG GCGCTGCGCTCCCTCCGGCGGTACCCGCTGCCCCTGCGCAGCGGAAAGGAAGCCAAGATCCTCCAGCACTTCGGAGACGGGCTCTGTCGGATGTTGGACGAGCGGCTGCAGCAGCACCGAGCCTCGGGCG GTGACCATGCCCCGGTCTCACCACCTGGAGAGAAGAGTTCAGCCCCGGAAGGGCCACCTGCGGAAACTCGGGATCCTTCCCTGCCG GTTCCAGCCCAGCCCAGATCGAAAGGCTCTGGCAGCTACTGGCCAGCCCGGCACTCAGGAGCCCGCACTGTGCTGTTGCTGCTCtaccaggagcgcctg AATCCTAGTGGCTGCTGTTTCCTAACCAAGGAGGAGCTGCTGCAGAGATGTGCCCAGAAGGCTCCCAGGGTGAGCACTAAG GTGGTCTCTGGCAATGTTCGACCTTGGCCAGCTCTCCGATCCCTCCTCCACCGGAACCTTGTCCTCAGAACACACCAGCCAGCCAG GTATTCGTTGACCCCGGAGGGGCTGGAATTGGCCCAGAAGCTGGCCGAGTCGGAGGGCCTGAGCTTAGTGAATGTGGGCACAGGGCCAGAGGAGCCTGCTGGGGAGGAGCCACAAGTGCCGGGAGCAGGCTTGTCCAAGCT GGATCCCAGTGAAGTGACTGCCCAAAAGCCACTGCTGGAGCTGGGGCCTGGCGAGTACAGGGTGCTGTTGTGTGTGGATGTCAGCGAGACCACAGG AGCTGGGCACAGGCCAGAGCTGCTCCGTGAGCTGCAGCGGCTGCATGTGAGCCACACAGTCCGAAAGCTACACGTTGGGGACTTTGTGTGGGTGGCACAGGAGACCAGGCCCAGAGACCCAG TGAGGCCTGTTGAGCTCGTGCTGGACCACATCGTGGAGCGCAAGCGGCTGGATGACCTGTGCAGCAGCATCATTGACGGCCGCTTCCGGGAGCAGAAG TTTCGGCTGAAGCGCTGCGGCCTGGGGCGCCGGGTATACTTGGTGGAGGAGCATGGCTCCACCCACAACCTGAGCCTTCCCGAGAGCACCCTGCTGCAGGCTGTCACCAACACTCAG ATTATCGATGGGTTCTTTGTGAAGCGCACAGCAGACATTAAGGAGTCAGCTGCCTACCTGGCTCTCTTGACACGGGGCCTGCAGAGACTCTATCAG GGCCACACTCTATGCAGCCGCCCATGGGGGACCCCAGGGGACCCTGAACCAGGGGCCAGGCCCTCCCCAAATCCTCTGTGCTCACTCCTAACCTTCAGTGACTTCAACGCAGGAGCCATTAAGAACAAG GCACAGTCCATCCGTGAGGTGTTTGCCCGTCAGCTGATGCAGGTACGCGGAGTGAGTGGGGAGAAGGCGGCAGCCCTGGTCAATCGGTACAGCACCCCTGCCAG GAATCTGGGGCCTGTTCTGAGCAGGACCTTGTCCCAGCTCTACTGTAACTGTGGTCCCCTGACCTGA
- the MUS81 gene encoding crossover junction endonuclease MUS81 isoform X2: MAAPVRLGRKRPLPVCPNPLFVRWLTEWRDEAASRGRRTRFVFQKALRSLRRYPLPLRSGKEAKILQHFGDGLCRMLDERLQQHRASGGDHAPVSPPGEKSSAPEGPPAETRDPSLPVPAQPRSKGSGSYWPARHSGARTVLLLLYQERLNPSGCCFLTKEELLQRCAQKAPRVSTKVVSGNVRPWPALRSLLHRNLVLRTHQPARYSLTPEGLELAQKLAESEGLSLVNVGTGPEEPAGEEPQVPGAGLSKLDPSEVTAQKPLLELGPGEYRVLLCVDVSETTGAGHRPELLRELQRLHVSHTVRKLHVGDFVWVAQETRPRDPVRPVELVLDHIVERKRLDDLCSSIIDGRFREQKFRLKRCGLGRRVYLVEEHGSTHNLSLPESTLLQAVTNTQIIDGFFVKRTADIKESAAYLALLTRGLQRLYQGHTLCSRPWGTPGDPEPGARPSPNPLCSLLTFSDFNAGAIKNKAQSIREVFARQLMQVRGVSGEKAAALVNRYSTPASLLAAYDACATPKEQEMLLSTIKCGHLQRNLGPVLSRTLSQLYCNCGPLT, from the exons ATGGCGGCGCCGGTCCGCCTGGGCCGGAAGCGGCCTCTGCCCGTTTGCCCTAACCCGCTCTTCGTACGCTGGCTGACCGAGTGGAGGGACGAGGCAGCCAGCAGGGGGCGCCGCACACGCTTCGTGTTTCAGAAG GCGCTGCGCTCCCTCCGGCGGTACCCGCTGCCCCTGCGCAGCGGAAAGGAAGCCAAGATCCTCCAGCACTTCGGAGACGGGCTCTGTCGGATGTTGGACGAGCGGCTGCAGCAGCACCGAGCCTCGGGCG GTGACCATGCCCCGGTCTCACCACCTGGAGAGAAGAGTTCAGCCCCGGAAGGGCCACCTGCGGAAACTCGGGATCCTTCCCTGCCG GTTCCAGCCCAGCCCAGATCGAAAGGCTCTGGCAGCTACTGGCCAGCCCGGCACTCAGGAGCCCGCACTGTGCTGTTGCTGCTCtaccaggagcgcctg AATCCTAGTGGCTGCTGTTTCCTAACCAAGGAGGAGCTGCTGCAGAGATGTGCCCAGAAGGCTCCCAGGGTGAGCACTAAG GTGGTCTCTGGCAATGTTCGACCTTGGCCAGCTCTCCGATCCCTCCTCCACCGGAACCTTGTCCTCAGAACACACCAGCCAGCCAG GTATTCGTTGACCCCGGAGGGGCTGGAATTGGCCCAGAAGCTGGCCGAGTCGGAGGGCCTGAGCTTAGTGAATGTGGGCACAGGGCCAGAGGAGCCTGCTGGGGAGGAGCCACAAGTGCCGGGAGCAGGCTTGTCCAAGCT GGATCCCAGTGAAGTGACTGCCCAAAAGCCACTGCTGGAGCTGGGGCCTGGCGAGTACAGGGTGCTGTTGTGTGTGGATGTCAGCGAGACCACAGG AGCTGGGCACAGGCCAGAGCTGCTCCGTGAGCTGCAGCGGCTGCATGTGAGCCACACAGTCCGAAAGCTACACGTTGGGGACTTTGTGTGGGTGGCACAGGAGACCAGGCCCAGAGACCCAG TGAGGCCTGTTGAGCTCGTGCTGGACCACATCGTGGAGCGCAAGCGGCTGGATGACCTGTGCAGCAGCATCATTGACGGCCGCTTCCGGGAGCAGAAG TTTCGGCTGAAGCGCTGCGGCCTGGGGCGCCGGGTATACTTGGTGGAGGAGCATGGCTCCACCCACAACCTGAGCCTTCCCGAGAGCACCCTGCTGCAGGCTGTCACCAACACTCAG ATTATCGATGGGTTCTTTGTGAAGCGCACAGCAGACATTAAGGAGTCAGCTGCCTACCTGGCTCTCTTGACACGGGGCCTGCAGAGACTCTATCAG GGCCACACTCTATGCAGCCGCCCATGGGGGACCCCAGGGGACCCTGAACCAGGGGCCAGGCCCTCCCCAAATCCTCTGTGCTCACTCCTAACCTTCAGTGACTTCAACGCAGGAGCCATTAAGAACAAG GCACAGTCCATCCGTGAGGTGTTTGCCCGTCAGCTGATGCAGGTACGCGGAGTGAGTGGGGAGAAGGCGGCAGCCCTGGTCAATCGGTACAGCACCCCTGCCAG cctcctgGCTGCCTATGATGCCTGTGCCACTCCCAAGGAGCAGGAGATGCTGCTGAGTACCATTAAATGTGGGCATCTGCAGAG GAATCTGGGGCCTGTTCTGAGCAGGACCTTGTCCCAGCTCTACTGTAACTGTGGTCCCCTGACCTGA
- the CFL1 gene encoding cofilin-1 gives MASGVAVSDGVIKVFNDMKVRKSSTPEEVKKRKKAVLFCLSEDKKTIILEEGKEILVGDVGQTVDDPYATFVKMLPDKDCRYALYDATYETKESKKEDLVFIFWAPECASLKSKMIYASSKDALKKKLTGIKHEVQANCLEEVKDRCTLAEKLGGSAVISLEGKPL, from the exons ATG GCTTCTGGTGTGGCTGTTTCTGATGGTGTCATCAAGGTGTTCAATGACATGAAGGTGCGCAAATCATCGACGCCAGAGGAGGTGAAGAAGCGCAAGAAGGCAGTGTTGTTCTGCCTGAGTGAGGACAAGAAGACCATCATCctggaggagggaaaggagatCCTGGTTGGTGACGTGGGCCAGACTGTTGATGACCCCTACGCCACCTTTGTCAAGATGCTGCCGGACAAGGACTGCCGTTATGCCCTCTATGATGCAACCTATGAGACCAAGGAGAGCAAGAAGGAGGATCTGGTGTTTATCTTTTG GGCCCCTGAGTGTGCATCCCTTAAGAGCAAAATGATCTATGCTAGCTCCAAGGACGCCCTCAAGAAGAAGCTGACAG GGATCAAGCATGAAGTACAAGCAAACTGCCTCGAGGAGGTCAAGGACCGTTGTACCCTGGCAGAGAAGCTAGGAGGCAGCGCTGTCATCTCCCTGGAGGGCAAGCCATTGTGA
- the SNX32 gene encoding LOW QUALITY PROTEIN: sorting nexin-32 (The sequence of the model RefSeq protein was modified relative to this genomic sequence to represent the inferred CDS: inserted 1 base in 1 codon; substituted 3 bases at 3 genomic stop codons), whose amino-acid sequence MGFDVKNLGPHLALPPCSCVALNKLLHLSGGVSFHICKMQSVLPASEDGRVGKCSGNYKALSSDVSGFFWGQLMTQGIKEVMLLRWTLQEDEQACGKDGQGTVVRHVRASPLPQPSSISVDLQADSTFQVEISDAVSERDKVKFTVQTEVRLPASINFAQTELSVVRQHEAFIWRRDAYVGNEEYAGHSLXADPPAPPRAVFEASREKLHXLGEGVSSIXRQEFAKMKQELEVEYLATSEKTVPMHEVFLQRLAAHPILCQDHNFSVSLEHSQNVSRAGVIRSPPGLGTEAWGVGEKQGWRWAGCRRREGGRRTCPQHHTISTSASAERPTKNGKTGRSCSGAFXRTLKSADEAIITGMSGLKVDDSFEHERAFLLDHDMRSHKYGGALMGVVPQQAWQAIDYIPISAVLSNLGTQEVNQLKTSFLKLAELFEPLRKLENRVASDQDLKLSDILRYDSQVAKDLLYRWLRALADYETANKALGKTRTRNQEVCPESHQQLRFQHLKRLSESAKQELTGFRSHRVSYFCKNLTELAELELKHAKASTLLLQNTPTVLKGEP is encoded by the exons ATGGGGTTTGACGTCAAGAACCTGGGTCCACATCTGGCCCTGCCACCTtgcagctgtgtggccttgaacaagttacttcacctctctggtgGTGTCagcttccacatctgtaaaatgcagagcGTTCTGCCTGCCTCAGAGGATGGCAGGGTGGGAAAGTGTTCTGGCAATTACAAAGCCCTGAGCAGTGACGTCTCAGGATTCTTCTGGGGGCAACTGATGACCCAGGGCATTAAGGAAGTGATGCTACTGAGGTGGACCCTGCAAGAGGACGAGCAAGCCTGCGGCAAGGATGGGCAAGGGACAGTGGTCCGCCACGTCAGGGCTTCCCCTCTTCCTCAGCCATCCTCTATATCCGTGGATCTGCAGGCAGACAGCACTTTCCAGGTGGAGATCTCAGACGCAGTGAGCGAGCGGGACAAGGTGAAGTTCACCGTTCAAACCGAGGTGAGGCTTC CTGCCTCCATCAACTTCGCCCAGACGGAGCTCTCGGTCGTGCGGCAGCACGAGGCGTTCATCTGGCGGCGTGACGCCTACGTGGGCAACGAGGAGTATGCCGGCCAC TCCCTCTGAGCAGATCCCCCGGCCCCTCCAAGGGCAGTCTTCGAGGCATCGCGGGAAAAGCTGCATTAGTTGGGTGAGGGGGTTAGCTCCA ACCGGCAAGAGTTTGCCAAAATGAAGCAGGAGCTAGAAGT AGAGTACTTGGCAACCTCTGAGAAGACGGTCCCCATGCACGAAGTGTTTCTGCAGCGCCTGGCGGCCCACCCCATCCTGTGTCAAGACCATAACTTCTCCGTCTCTTTGGAACACAGCCAGAATGTGAGCAGGGCCGGAGTGATAAGGTCACCCCCAGGGCTGGGAACTGAGGCTTGGGGGGTTGGGGAGAAGCAGGGCTGGAGGTGGGCTGGATGCAGGcgcagggagggtgggaggcgCACGTGCCCCCAGCACCACACCATCTCCACGAGTGCCTCAGCTGAGCGTCCGACCAAGAACGGGAAGACGGGAAGGAGCTGCTCCGGGGCTTTCTGAAGAACACTGAAATCTGCAGATGAAGCCATTATCACCGGCATGTCGGGGCTCAAA GTGGATGACAGCTTTGAGCACGAGAGAGCCTTCCTGCTAGACCACGACATGCGCTCCCACAAAT ACGGAGGGGCTCTGATGGGGGTTGTTCCCCAGCAGGCCTGGCAGGCGATTGATTATATCCCTATCTCAGCTGTCCTAAGCAATCTAGGAACACAAGAAGTTAACCAGCTGAAGAC GAGCTTCCTAAAATTGGCTGAACTCTTTGAACCACTAAGG AAGCTGGAGAACCGTGTGGCCTCTGACCAGGACCTGAAGCTATCAGACATACTGAGGTATGACTCACAGGTGGCCAAG GACCTGCTGTACCGATGGCTAAGGGCACTGGCTGACTATGAGACTGCCAACAAGGCGCTAGGCAAGACACGCACCAGGAACCAGGAGGTGTGCCCCGAGAGCCACCAGCAGCTGCGGTTCCAGCACTTGAAACGCCTTTCTGAGTCAGCCAAGCAGG AGCTCACGGGCTTCAGGTCCCATCGTGTCTCCTATTTCTGCAAGAACCTCACTGAGTTGGCAGAGCTGGAGCTCAAACACGCCAAG GCCAGCACACTGCTGCTCCAGAACACCCCCACTGTCCTCAAGGGGGAGCCTTAG